Genomic segment of Salvia hispanica cultivar TCC Black 2014 chromosome 2, UniMelb_Shisp_WGS_1.0, whole genome shotgun sequence:
ttttttactttattcaccatccagttaacacactattcttaaacttcttgcagaaaagaaataaatgtcTTAATTAACAAGGAATGGAGGGAatactacttttggtaattggccaacattccactaactcatttcactcaaattttattataaaattgatatataaaattaggactcacattccactaaattttttcacccactttccactatatttcttaaaacacgtgccTAGTCAATCAATGTCAATTATTGGGGGACGAGGGAGTAACAATCTATGGAACTAGGAAGTaagataaagagaaattaGATAAACACCATTAATCGGGTGGGGGTAGCCATCAACCACTTGGGTGTGGATATCAAAGTCGAGACAAATACCCTCATCCGGCACAAAAATCTCTAAAAGCATCTCTAAGGAGGaaagatatatataaaatgtatatcatctatttaccttctaaaaaagaaaagagaaatatacCCTTctcaaaaagggaaattagATTAACACCATTAACTGGGTGGGGGTAGCCGTCAACCACTTAACacattattcttaaactccCTTCCCTCTCCTGCTCTCTCACCTGCACCTCCCTCTACCGCGGCGCCGTCTCAGCTCCCAGTGCCGCCGCCCTCTACCTCCGTCGACTCGTTCAGCAATGAAGGTAAagctttaattttgtattgctTTTTGTTGGATTATTGTTAATGTTAATCAGTCAGATTATTGCCTATTATTGTTAATGTTAATGTGTCGATCAGTTTATTTGAGCTTCTCTAAAATCAAAATCGAAATTAAAATCGGGACTAGATACCTAACTCGGGGTTCAGGGTACTCGAAATCAGATTCGGATCTTATATTAGGTACTCCCTCTACCCATAATACATGTcgcacttttctttttttgtttgtaccacaaaatatgtcacatttcttattttgaaaaaaaaactctctcttacattaaataaatatattattttctctttccacctaacttttaaatttatgtcatCCTCCTAATATGCCATTTATTATAGGACGTTGGGAGTAAATGATTGCCGAAACTTTGGGATCGGATATCCAAAATTTCGGATCGAGTATCCGCGGATACCTAATTTGGCTTACACGTGTGAGCAGCAGTAGAATTAATGAGGCACACGTGATGTCTAGAGCTCCACCATAACTAGACAGCATATATCCACCTCCACTCCACATGACTACTTTCCCTCAACAGCTGTATATACATATCCCAACACAACACCCGTGCGCGCCCtctctctataaatactcctcAAAACTCATCTCCATTTTCTCACAAACATAAgcataaacataaaacaaatggCACCTAAAATGGTGACCAGTTTCCGCCGCTCTCTCTCCTTCCCCAACCCACCCTCCCAAAACCCacccaaacccaaaaaatccCTCCACATCAGATCCACCAGTCTCCCGTGCGCCCGCTCTCACCCGATCATTTCGAACCTCCAACACCACATCTCCGATCTCCACCACTTCTGGCCCGCCCACACCCACGCCCCCACCTCCGTCTGGCTCTGCGACGGCCTCCGCCGCCTCAAATCCCTCCATGACTCCCTCGACGACCTTCTCCACCTCCCCCAGACGCGCGACTCCCTCCGCGGCAGCACCGAATTATACTCCAACCTTCTAGAAGACTTCCTCCGCTTTGTCGACGTCCACGGAACCTTCCAGACGCTTCTCCTCCGCCTCAAGGCGGACCACTCGGCCGCCCAGATCGCCGTCCGCAGGAAGGACACCGCCGCCCTCGCCATCTACTCCAGGAATCTCAGCAAAGTCGCCAAGGAGATCGGAacactacaacaaaaaaaactgtaaggaaattttttaatatgattaAGTAcgttaatttgtgtttttaaatatatcacctatgcttaaaaaaatatccttattGTAGAAGTAtcctacaaaaataaaagattaagttaatttatctttaatttaggAATGTTTTTTTAGCGTACtaaattgttattatttctaaagttttaataattgagtctaaatttttatgttctaaaatataagtttttttttagtgcAAAGCTATCCTTCACCTTGGCTTCCGTCCGGAAATCGGCGCCCTACGGCGAGGAGGCGGAGCTCATGGCTGTGATCAATGACGTGGTGGAGGTGACGGTGACGGTGTCGAATGCAGTTTTTGGCGCGATTTCGAACTCGGGGGCGTTTCGGAAGCTGCCTTCGTGCATGGGGCTGaattttgggaagaaaataaaacacgcGAAAGTTGAGGGGGGGATTTGCGAATTCCAAGAATTGGATTTGGGAAATTTGAGGAGGAAAGGGGAGGAAGAGGTGAAGATTGCGTCCAAGAAAATGCATGAAATGGAAGATCGGATTTTGGAGATTGAAGAATGTGGAGAGAGGGCGTTTCGGAGCTTCATCAACACTAGGGTGTCATTGCTTAATGTACTTACACAGTAGCCTATTAAACATTttagaaacaatatttacagtttggaatttgatttttattatactgTATAGTTATGATTTACACAGATGGTGATTGAGATTTTTTGCCTTGCTTTTGTTGTACAAAGAATTCTTTGATAATCTTATTcattgattcattttttatacaatgTTCACGTAATCGTTCTTACGTCACTCTTGACTAATGATAATTTCttgcaaataaaatgactTTCTTTTGccttataaaaatagttaaaaggAATACATGTAACTAGACATGTGGGTGTATATACCGGTGGATACACAAGAATTAGTTGAAtgctactccctctgttcctaTGTAGTACAAGAATTAGTTGaatgctactccctccgttcctatGTAGCCGAGTCATATTCTTTTTTCGATTGTCTAACTGTAATcgaattatttatatttggcagaaattactttactctcacttaatttactctctcttcatctttttacctttttgCCTTCCACTTTACTCCCCTTTTTGtttaactcatttaaaacaatttcttaaatccaGTGTCTGAAAGTAACGTTTCTACTACAGAGAGATAAAGGGAGTACATGTTCGGGggatataatttcttaaaatcataTATGTAATCAAATACTTCCTCAGACCCCTATTATGGTCCcagtgttttttattttggtatgttccttattaattttctcactccacttttactatttttggtaatggaccgtacattccactaactcatttcctcctcacattatattataaaactaatactccctccgtcccaagataagtgaccacAAATTTTTTGGCccgggatttaagaaaatggggtttgttagtaaagtggaaagtgaataaatttatgtacaagagcaacatcgagcgatggacaacaacaacgagtccagtccGACGACGAGCGACTCTCATTctcccacggtacccgtgGGATCTGGATGGGGCTAGATGGGCGGGTAGATGGGCCCAGGTTTTAACGTCCCTTGGCAACAGCcgttgatggggatgatggctggAACGCCGGGGGATGCGATGGGGGAAATAGGGGGGGGGATGCCGTGGGGGATGCCGGGCGGGGTGCAGGGCGAGCGGCGGGCGGTCAGCGCCGGAGTGGGGAGGTATGCCCTAGATGCGCAGcgagatgatggggatgatgtggcgGGGAGGGATGCAGCACggtatgcatcccgggatgcagggGCCACCGGGGGGGGGGACACGGTCTATCGtccctctcttgattttttgacggcttcgtctcacacgtcgaccccagTGGAGACGTCATTGCATGAGAtagggatcgatctcggggagTCGGACACTCCCATTCCAGCGGGCcgggccgcgccgaagaagaagaaggccaAGGGGAAGGGCAAAGTGGTCGGCGAGTCCTCGCAGCCCGGTGTTGACGACACCCCCACACGGAgaaagtggacggaggatgagtacgccggcatggccaaggggtggttgtcggtttgcgacgatccgctggttgcgaacaaccggCGGGTCGTCGAGATGTGGGCAAAGATTAGAGCGGCCTACGGGAGGAAGCGCCCGCATGGGAAGGACTACAgcggggaggagtgccggaagggTGAGAACGGATCGGGGCCGCGGTCGGCCGATTTTCGGGGTTGtgcgccaacgccctccgccCGGTGACTAGTGGGAAGAATGAGGaggacgcccggaggatagcggagagtcagttccccttgccggggaagtataaggagttcctCTTCGGGAATGCTATGTGTTGCTGAAGGACTCTAagaagttccgggcggggTGCGATCtttgggtggccgaagaagcgaGAGGTTGAACTATTCCGGCGACTAcggcggcagcagcggcggatcccacgacctccccccggaTGCTGAGGCGTTTCCGTCCCCTCCATCCTCTACTCGTcgccctcgcccggttggccaaaagcgggcgcaacgggcagcgaggGGAGGAACCCCCCTAACGCCTCAGGAGGTCATCTCGGCACCCGCCCCCCCACGCGCGTACACCTTATTTTCGCGTGCAAAAACGGAGGAACGGATGTTCGcgtcttccaagagtggaaggccgcaaccgaccccacggagaagaggttcctctactcgatgctcgagaacatGCGGGTGGATTTGGATGCCTCGAGGGCACTGGTAGGGGGTTcagacgcgggctcagataccCCGGGTGGCGGCGGTGAGGATGGCGTGGGCGACGACGATGAGTAAAGAGTGGCAGGGCTCttgtgtggaagccctttttttaaaaaaaaatcatgtatttttttttatctatgtaccttttttttaatgaaatgaatgaattttcccgtatatgtctcgtaaatttaattccgcaatttaatcgtaaatttaattccgtaaatgtagttgtttttgaattatttttattgcggctggcctatgctGATGTGACAGGTgaatttttagtgctgatgacgtggcagggagagagagtggctggcctatggctgacctatttctattgtggatgctctaaagtagagagaaaaagtaaaagggagaataccaaaaaagaaaatgggtcacttcttttgggacattttctaaaaagaaTTTGAGTCATTTATCTTGTGACGGAtggaatatataaaagtagacctatatactattaattttcttaactcatttttttttatattttttaaaacttgtgctAAATCAAAGCGGGACACGTGACTAAAGGTTACTATATATTGTTAAATTACATATACTCACCCGTGATTATTGTTCAATTAGTCATAAAAATTTTGCCCACttgattgaaaattataaattcttGGGGCGCTATAGgttgaaaattaaatgagaaaCGATCCAACTGCTAGTAAATGTACAGCTATTACGATTATTAAATAACCCCATAATACAAGTGTAcagtttaagaaaaatgattagCTTGGTTACACCGTATTTCCAACATCCACGTTGGAAAACACGGTCTGAACGTGTGAACTGGACCAtcattaataaaagaaaacaggGGGGAAATAAAAAGTGATCAAGGTGAACGTGCACATGATTAGATTCAAATAATTGaagataatattaattttaaggGATAAACAATATTAGCACAGATGTATTTGCAggaaaatgttataattaagCAATCATTCCAGGATTGCGATGCTTTCTTAAAAGGGGTCAtcatttctaaaattggaaagtggtcatcttgattggacAAACAAAATAGGAAAGGTggtcatcttgaatgggacggGAGTACTATTGTAACATCCCGGattttagaaccctaattttagagccctagaattaattgttgatgacgtggaatcgagaatgcatttatttcatgagATGTTATGGTCGATTTGAGTTTAGGGTTtgtgttgaaagtttgaaaagtcaaacttattgatttaatgatgtggcatgtgatttactTATTTGTGAGATTATGtggtaaattaattatctaagggtgagtgagaatattagagaaaatttccataaatacttgtcaccctaattcttgaaattttcgaaccctagaccccttgaaatttaatcattgggatatttatccaaattaaattccaagagccaattatttccttgtttaaaaatggaaaaaatcgagcccccttattttctagtgattttcgaaaatcactctacttgggaaggaaagaattattttattttatttgactccttacttgatttccttccatacctagaatttaaatattctaccaaatctttccatacttcaagagatcttgccttactttattttagtcaatattcaaaaatccatgccttatttaaaaggcatagAAACCGCCCCTTACCTTGCTTCATGgaggattttccttatttttattttgctccatgatattttattctatatggaaaaataccaaaacaaaatcttggctttTTGGAAGGCCataatttcgaaaatctcatgcctAGTACCctaatctatttttgttaattcttcttccctacttcacaatatttatttattttatttaattgtggagaaggagatcttaccaaatattctattctaattacctaaagatcttgttgagcactataaataagagaaacatcaaccctagcccccataatTTTCGGCCCCCACCCTCCCAcacactctctcaatttttcttctactttactccattaatccttcatcctttgagaagaaattgaagtttaatccaagaactttgaagaatcaaggctaatacttgttttctaccgattgtttttcgctaaaaaggtattttgtttatgagtccttcttattcttcttctacttcttctttttcttcttctaaccgattaatcggtcttcttgaaccctcatgcatcttggtt
This window contains:
- the LOC125206149 gene encoding uncharacterized protein LOC125206149, encoding MVTSFRRSLSFPNPPSQNPPKPKKSLHIRSTSLPCARSHPIISNLQHHISDLHHFWPAHTHAPTSVWLCDGLRRLKSLHDSLDDLLHLPQTRDSLRGSTELYSNLLEDFLRFVDVHGTFQTLLLRLKADHSAAQIAVRRKDTAALAIYSRNLSKVAKEIGTLQQKKLAKLSFTLASVRKSAPYGEEAELMAVINDVVEVTVTVSNAVFGAISNSGAFRKLPSCMGLNFGKKIKHAKVEGGICEFQELDLGNLRRKGEEEVKIASKKMHEMEDRILEIEECGERAFRSFINTRVSLLNVLTQ